aTGACGTAAActagcgctcaacgccagttccatgttgcattctggagtcaaacgccagaaacatgtcacgaactagagttgaacgctagaaacacgttgcaacttggcgttcaactccaaaagaagcctctgcacgtgtaaagctcaagctcagcccaagcacacaccaattgggccccggaagtggatttctgcatcaattacttttgtaaaccctagtagctagtctagtataaataggacgttttactattgtattagacatctttggtctcggttttattccattattcatcttaggagactattgatcattcatgagggctggccattcggccatgcctggaccaccatcacttatgtattttcaacgatggagtttctacacacgatagattactactattttaatgaaattactactattttctattcaattcagtttattcctattctaagatattcgttgcacttcaacatgatgaatgtgatgatccgtgacactcatcatcattctcacctatgaacgcgtgactgacaaccacttccgttctaccttagaccgggcgcatatctcttggattccttaatcagaatcttcgtggtataagctagaattgatggcagcattcatgaaaatccggaaagtctaaaccttgtctgtggtgttccgagtaggattcaaggattgaatgactgtgacgagcatcaaactcgcgattgttgggcgtgatgacaaacgcaaaagaatcaatggattctattctggcatgatcgagaaccgacagatgattagccgtgctgtgacagagcatttggaccattttcactgagaggatgggatgtagccattgacaacagtgatgccctacatatatcttgccatggaaaggagtaagaaggattggatgaaggtagtaggaaagcagagatttagaatgagcacagcatcttcatacgcctatctgaaattttcatcaatgatttacataagtatttctatctttattttctgtttatttattattattattcaaaaactctataaccacttattatccacctaactgagatttacaagatgaccatagcttgcttcataccaacaatctccgtgggatcgacccttactcatgtaaggtttattacttggatgacccagtgcacttgctggttagttttgcgaggttgtgaagaaagtgctgagttataaaggcacataccaagttgaatgccattgttgatgatcacaatttcgtgcaccaaacgCCCATTGAAATTCGTCATGGGTTCTCTTTGGAAAGtataactggcgtgccacgcccatagcaATCCTTGAAATTTGCTCCCTAGATATCACaactggtgtgccacgcccagtGGTGGCGTGGCACGTCCATTTAAGGATCTTGGCGTTTGGTtgaagtggcacgcccagctcaTACGCCCAGCTCCTTTTCTTGCTATCTTCCTCTTTTGTTGTTCTTTTCACCTGAAATCCAAGCAAGACTTTTTTCAAAGTAATGTCCCATAAATTCATCATATAGTTCTTGTAAATGCATCAAATGAATGAGAATTCATCAATTCTATGGTCCTTTTAGGATAGAGAAAaaggtagatgatgcaagtcatcaatGGCCCAACATATAAATAACCTAACTCAGCCTCGTTCCTTCCCCATTCATCACAAACACGCTGAGATGGAAGAGAGGTGAGAATGAGGGTTCCAATTCCAAtttcaatcttcaattctccaaaACTTTCAATCTGGAGCTCTCACTACATGAAAATAAGCTTTCTGCCACGTTTTTAAAGCATGCCGAAAAGTGCAAAAAAGCATGCCGATAGCTTTTCACCACGCTTTCTGAACTATCAGCACGCTTTTGAAAGGGTCACATCCGCTAGCGTGGTGGTtgctctatcgccacgcttttgttGATCTATCGGCATGCTTTTTTGTTGGGACGCTTTCACCTATTGGCACGcttaaaaagcgtggccataggtcTTAACCTATAGCTACGCTTGAGAAGCGTACCAAAAAGTGTACATATCGCTACGCTTTTGGAAGTGTGCCCAATGGAGTGGTTTTGGCTACCCTTCGAAAGCATGCCAATAGGGGAAGATATGGCTATGCTTTTTAAGCATgcaaataagagaaaatatggCTATGCTTGATAAGTGTGGCTGTTGTTGATTACGAAAAGATATGGCTACATTTAAAAAGTGTGCCAATAGCAAAAAATATGACTATAAGttagataaaaatacttatagCTATACTTGTTTATGAATCTTCCTAATTAAACATTGCaaaattgatatataattttacattataatttgaatgattaatttaaacagaggaaattttttatataattttaaattaaccaATCCAACATACATAAACTTTCATCACATTtgtcaacaaaaaataaaaattattatttgaaaaatacaaCATACACATCATCAAAgccacaataaaagaaaaagtcaaaatttgttatttgaagaacaagaaaactGTTCGTGTGAAGACCAAAACAGCTTTGTCCAATTGACAGCTTTCACAAGCTCTGATATGAGTGACTCCACGCCTTCCTCATCAATGACCAAAACCACTATTTCAGCTGCCTCCTTAGTGAAGCTTGAACCTcctagaatataaaataaataaaatcaaattatgtATTGAATCAGTTAAAATACATCCAGAATCAACAGGAACACTCATAATTCTTGAAAAAGAGCATGTAAGAATCAGCTTTCTCTTAATGCAGAATAATACATAGAACCATCTTAATATGCTAATCAATTCTAGTTCATACCTCAAACGCAATGCTCCAAATGCATTTGCAAAATACATGAGATCATAAAAAAATGCACATGTCGTAGAGTACTTTCCAAATGTTATTGTCGAAATAGTTTGAATCAAAGTATCCAACAAAAAATGAATGTCTATTCTGCAAATCTATAAAACCAAGTAAACTAATTCCATGATTAATGTGATAGTCATCATTCAACTAGTTGGATTTCGTTCATCAATCCCTGCTTAATGAACTAATAATCAAGAACATTGAGAAATGCCTAAGTCAATATGCATTTGAAAAACCATTCTCAATCATATTTAAAGCACTTTAGCACTTTCAATGCAAAGGTAATCGACTCATGGATTCATTGATTCAGGGGTCTTCAAACTTAATGGAAATAGGATAAGTACTCTATTGaaaccaaagaaaaaatgaagaatcATTTACAAACACCGTGATTATCCACAGAAGAATAAAAGTGAAAAGAGGGAAAACCAGAAAAGGTGGCAGGAATAATCACCTTTCAAAGGTGGCCTTAGAAAACCAGAATGTGGAATTGTTTGGAGGGAGAACGAAGCTATTTTCTCATGAACACCACCACAAAACACTACCAGCTCACATCTAGAGAGAAAAAGGATAAAACCCAAAATTCCAAAACCCATCCACTAATCTTGGAAACCAAAAAAGATTAATTCTTGAGATCATAGAAATTCTGGCTGTgatttctcttttaatataaatagattGCACATGTGAATTGCTTCAGTTTAGCAGAAATTAAGCCAAGATACCAAAGTTGAGTGTCGGTACCACGTTACCTATTTATTTATGTTGTAAAATGCTTGTCTAGTTTACCGGTAATAGATGTACTCAAGTAGTTAAGTGTAAAGCATAAAGTAAAACAAATAAGCTCAAATTTATAGAGAACCAATTAGCATTTTTCATGTGATAGTTTATGATATTGTCTTGGTGAGGAACTGCGAGCCAAGAACAAGTAGGTGCTTAAAAGTAAAGCAGACATAACACCTTAACAGAATTTATTCGAATTATGGTTCATGGAATTCATATGTAATAATCCTTATTATTCTTTCATAGCTTTGAGGCTAGTTTGCCAGGTGCCATGCACAACTTCATATTATCTCTTACTATATGCTACTAAAAGAAGCATAGCCCTCATTTGTTAGCagcatatatataaaaacaaataCTGGTAAACCAGAAGAAGGcaaatttggtttaaaaaaatgGGAGAGGAGTAGGTGTTATCTAAACATACCTGTTCTTTCATATAATTAcgtcacaaaattaattatgtaaCATTccctttaatttgttattttactATAGACCTTGTCATCATGCATATATAAAGTGACACAAGCTTAAATATATGTTGTTATGTTTTGAAGTCAACAAGTTATTCCATTTAATTAACTAACCAGAAATCAAGATCAAGCAACGTCATTATAGTGATTAAGAAAAAGGAGCATATATAAAGAGTACAAACGTGTAAAAACAGTTATAATAATCTATAATTCATCTACCGCATGTTAAATTTATTCGGTCATATTTTAATATAACTTGTGCATGCCTTTCTCCAatagaaaaatatgcaaaaaagaTATGAATCAAAAAGAGAGATATGCAAAAAGAGCTTTGAAATATTCAACATTAATCTAAAGCAATGGTTAATCCTTGCTTTTGTGTCAATTCTCACATTGAATACTCAATAATATGAAGACCGACATTGAAGTCAACATAAGAAGGTGTAGACTCCCTCGATAaggcaaagaaaaaaaacatttacaataattaaaagaaatgcACAAAAGAAAAACACATGCATGCATAGCAAAAGGAAATAAAGTACATGTGAAAAAGTCTCATTAGGCTAAATCATTGTTTTGTATAATGAAAAGCAGACCATAGTGCTTAAGAAGTTAATGCAAGAAAGGATTTGACGCGggtttaaacaaaataaaaacaccCAATGATAATATATACATAGATTTCAATGCAAGAATAATGTAGGAACTAGGGTCTAATAATGCCTTCTAATAATTAGTTAAGCTTAAGCTTAAACACTTTTGCTTTACACCATGCTCAAAACATTACCTGGTTTTGGTTGGTGTGAGTTGAAACACTACAAGTTTTACAATCTCTTTGTGGTGTAGATCAATGTCTTGTCCTAATCATAATTTGAGGATAATTCTTTAAAAAACAAAGGTCCCACAtagaaaacaaacaaagaaaccATGTATGATTGTGTACAAAACTGTCTACAAGATCAAATAATGATTTGAATGCCAAAATTTTATTACACTTATAGTAGCAAGACTGTAGTTATCTCGAAGATGTTCAGAGAATGCCAACATTAATGCTGTTGTCCTGCATTATCAAATCAGAACTAAAATTCAGAATAAGAAATCGGTTCAGAAACAACATTCAAAATAagcaaaacccaaaaccaaaaattAGAACCGGCAACAAATAATCATAACAAAGaaatcagaataaaaaataataacaaccaagaacaaataattagatccaaaaaaaatagaacaaataattaaaagtaaaaaaggtAGAAATTTAACAACTAACTgcaaataagaaaaatagatGCAAAGTGACGTAAGCgaaaattggcagattaagaattgTTTAGAAAAATGgtgttgcaagtacagttcttaaccggtGAAAATTCACTTATTaatttagaaaagagttgtcacaaattttagaaataaaatactgggagtatgagtcccaggtcgtctcccaacgagttgcaggaagatgtgctattttatcaatcagaggtTTCCCAAATGGGTTTTAAGTTTGAtgaatagaaaattaaattagagaatttatatgatttaaataaaaatcttgaccgggagaagattaattggaagttctatccttgttggagttttgtcaacatcaattaataattagtcattgttttcatttagtcaaccctcaacgaatgaaggaaagtcaaattaaaagtcaacttctatttacaagtcctaatcctctcccttgggaaggattagagttagtgactaacaagccaaccaacaatgaaccaattacaattgaactcttgagtattccaactcaaggttctccttttaatcaactcccaatcaagttagggaactactccattatcataaatgtaaacttcacaaaattaatggggaaaataaaaaaaggcatAATAAACATTAATcaaagagattaattaaaagtaaaaatagtcttgtattaatgaactctaaaaataatccaatgttaATTCTGGACAatttaagaatatggaagagtaaatgaaaagtagataaataaaatagaatgaccagttccggaggtagactcttctcaaaagccaaagccaaaaaatcttcaaatcctaaattatgaATGTCAAAAAAGAGAAACCTAGGGGAGCCgtaaaatcagatctaaaactagaaattatgcggaatgaattgttctcctttttctctgcatgttccctggctctaatttgtgtttctgggccaaaaattgggttgAAACGCATCCCAGAATCTATACCAGCGgcttctgtaattctgcagatcgcgcacatcacgcgactgcgtcgtccacgcgttcgcgtcacttagcATTTCCCGTGCCATGCATTCGCGTcactcgtgcagcttccaatccacgcggtcgcgtcaggtattgatgtgtggaaaacgatccaacacaaaactcaccggcaagtgtaccgggtcgcatcaagtaataaaactcacgggagtgaggtcgatcccacagggattgaaggattgagcaattttagttaagtggttaatttagtcaagcgaattaagtattggttgagtgattttgtatccaacaataagtaaatagcagaaaatgtaaagggagagggataaattgcagaaattaaagagaactgaaagtaaagatgctgaatcttaaagaacaagaaattaaatgattgaaacttaaaatgcaagaaatgtaaattgtagtaacttaaagtgcaagaaatataaattgcttgaatagaaaaagggatttgaggactgggaattcagaatttaagcaagggaaattaaattgcaacaattaactaaacaaaagatgaattgaaattgactagatctcaaacagcaaatggaaattcaAATTGCAGCAATGGTTTatcagaagaaccaaaaggaaaagtggatctcaggactccagagactagatagcaaagtctagacctcaattgccttcctagatctaagttcacaaagcaattaacaagaaattaaagattgcagCAATAAGGAAATGAAATTTAGCTCAATTATAAAGTAGGAAAAATccaagagatcttaaatggagattgagacagaaattcctcaattcttcacacccaagactcaaacaagaaaagtaaaagtgctcaagcaagaacaaggaagaagagagatcaattctccttcccaattctctcagatctcagttcaaagctctcaaagaaaatgaagtcTCCAAAggtaagaattcaaaaataaaaaaagggtcctcattacatcaaactatctcctatttatacactttctattcttggattttggaattttgatgggcttttgatttggtgaaggaatgaattaaattggatttttaatccaattttcagcccatgaagaaGTTGGctccaggaggctgctctgctcttgtggagagcagagcagGGAAATGGTTCATGCGGCCTCATTGCGTGCTCGTGTTGCGTGTGATGGGCGttcaagatgctgccctgcccttgcggagagcagggcagtgtgcgtgcatGCTTGCCTTCCGTGCGTCCAAGCTGCGCGTGATGCTCCTGGCCGTGCGTGCTTGTGTGTTGCCCGTGCCAAGAAATgctgctctgctctccttgtggGTAGCGCAGCAAAGCAACCAAGGGTGAGGTCCCAGGTTCGAAACCTGGTGGAAGCACACACTGCccctttttccttggttttcttggcaccaaagtagcgcctagttccttgcttcctcatggtgctgtgttcgattcttggagattgaaaacaagccaaatttgtttgttttccttgtacttgagcgctactcctttgtttgatttaaagaagttatgcatttttcattccaaattacttacttaggatgcaagaaagtgcataaagactagtgaaacaagtgaaattagcttgaaaaatgggtatatgatgacttgtcatcacaacaccaaacttaaatcttgcttgtccccaagcaagcatcaaaattaagaggaaatgaaatgaaaaaagaaaagcatacatatccttattaggcatatagcagaacttgattcatggagtttttatgcagacaaagATAACTCAGTTATatgttgctgttacataatatacacttttcctcaaaggcttactaaacttgctgttataaggtttactctttatttgctcccttgctaacttttcttttccttttttacttaacaagcttattcttctttgaaggcttggtgtcaaatgttgcagtagCATTTGGCTTTacttttactcaacatctttccaccacagacacatggctcactatttcctcctaggatcattgatgcccagcatctcttcggataactaaatgttctatatctaggttgctctttattatggactttcaattggccatcccaaatcagttgatctaagtgaccggattttgaaatacccctcagaatttacttgtccaagcatatcctagtacaagaacaccacaggcatgtgtcctagggtccaagctattggtgtccatcctttattctttgtttttcttaccacattggctttttccacttccttttctttctgttttattttgttctcaagggatattatttttttttactgataGGAACCTTTATGTCAGtaagctagctcacacttcaatgaaaatgacattatgcagcaattatttcatgagttatgcatttaatcaaacacatataccaccattaacttccattctaacttatgcaacattggatatttactttctaattcaaacatttctcttttatttaagcatatgggaaacaaaacaaaatttaaagctaagtgatgaatgacaagcattatgcagatcaacatacttaatcaaacaatttcacttgcaactagatgaacACTTTTAGCAAGGCATACAAGAATTCCTGAATTAAAACTTTTCACAACAACAAGGATCAAGTGTAGATACAACCTTTTGGGTTGCAACTTTTCATTCTTCCTCTTGTTGTATCCCTTTTGAGTCATAATGCAAATTGTCTTCAATTGTTGGCTaatttcctgcataattctcaaaagttgcttgcttctcaagcccttaaataaatggttagtatgcatagaTTGAGTGTGTCTTTTGGATTAATTTTGGTgtagaaacaccaaacttaattgcttgccactgcctctgatgcaacaagttaaccaaTTATAGATTCTCTTAGCCTTGCCAAAGGTTATGTAACTATGAactagaaaatagataaatagttaaatgatttgtctgattgcttggagctagcattagGCAGAAAGTGAGAACGTGTTTTTAGATCAAATTTTgatggaacaccaaacttagaatgcttcattttctcttaatttgttttggtgtggaacaccaaacttagaatccttcattctcccttaaattgttttggtgtgcaacaccaaacttagcttcttgcaatACAAGTGAATCTActtaacctttttattgaactagctatgaaaaaaaaagaactaccttaggttgggttgcctcccaacaagcgctcttttaatgtcactagcttgacatccttcATTCTTTGATCATGGGGGTTGAAAATCATAGTGCCTCAACTTTTCTCCTcttactgtgaacttccttccaATCTCCTCTTTGATGATCTCTAGGTGTTCAAGTGAAAGGACCCGATTCACAGTGTAGTATTCAGATAATTGTGGAGACACTTTCATTGGTTGTGTGTTTAACACTACTTTATCCCCTGGTGTGAAGCCTTaagtagggatcttcttgtttctccacccttttggcctcttcttcttttctttctcagaAGATAATTCATGTCTTGGTGGTTCTTTATTTGGGGTGTTGAGGTTCTCATCTAGGGGTTTTGGATCTAGTTCCTCCCTGATTTCTTTGGTCTGTTGCaccatctctacttcttttAATCGTGGATTTAGAAGTCTTGGATTTGACTCATTGAATGCCTCCTTCAAGCTTTTATCTCTGGCCTTATCCTTCATACAATCTTCTTCTTGAGTGGGCTCATGCAGggttttaaaaacatggaatGCTAGGTGCTCATTATGCACTCTCAGCAACAATTTccctttttcaacatctatcaatgctctgcccgtagctaggaaaggcctcCCCAGAATGATGGGAGTGTTAGGG
Above is a genomic segment from Arachis duranensis cultivar V14167 unplaced genomic scaffold, aradu.V14167.gnm2.J7QH unplaced_Scaffold_343483, whole genome shotgun sequence containing:
- the LOC127744390 gene encoding uncharacterized protein LOC127744390 — translated: MGFGILGFILFLSRCELVVFCGGVHEKIASFSLQTIPHSGFLRPPLKGGSSFTKEAAEIVVLVIDEEGVESLISELVKAVNWTKLFWSSHEQFSCSSNNKF